A genome region from Arthrobacter sp. SLBN-100 includes the following:
- a CDS encoding amylo-alpha-1,6-glucosidase, which yields MTAWNANNEASVSDSGTVTILEGSSFCISSGSGDISPDGGTNGAFFQDTRIISRWVLRINGCLREPLSAQRPQPFEATFVGRATWPGGRFDSPLVVRQVRHIGPGMQDDITLENYAAEPVECDIELLVDADQADLFDVKGGRTTGPDDTIRTVAEGKLIIEASRHGQQRGSAIGAPGAGVGTDGLRFHVTIPARGKWATSVIVVPLVNGEAPEKPFREGQLPHHREGVRRHLDWEEGVPRIRIEDANVQGLLNRSQSDLGALRIFDVHHPERAAVAAGAPWFMALFGRDSLLTSYMSLMVNPNLALGTLQTLAGIQGKRVDPDSEEEPGRIPHEVRLGVTAGLSLGGTAYYGTVDATPLFVATLGELSRWGLSRDAIRPLLPHADRALEWIEKYGDRDGDGFVEYLRPNDHGLVNQGWKDSWDGINFADGTIAEAPIALCEVQAYVYSAYLGRSLLAHWSGDRGLEQHWAEKAWTFKEEFNKRFWLPDRGYFAVALDKDKRPVDALTSNIGHCLWTGIVDEDKAQSVMEHLMSPQMFTGWGIRTLASDMGAYNPVSYHNGSVWPHDTALVATGLMRYGFVDEAKRVAMGIFDAATHFDDRLPELFCGFDRGEFPGPVPYPTACSPQAWAAAAPVQLARILLRFDPVFTRGVVHLAPILPDVLGTFRAENVLLNSNRVTINATGTTGSIEGLPPGLKLLAAPRPPLAYPVEEVVAGPGIRRLHQPGA from the coding sequence ATGACCGCCTGGAACGCAAATAACGAGGCCTCCGTGTCGGATTCGGGCACGGTTACGATCCTTGAGGGGTCTTCGTTCTGCATTTCGTCCGGAAGCGGCGACATCAGCCCCGACGGCGGCACCAACGGCGCGTTCTTCCAGGACACCCGCATCATTTCCCGCTGGGTCCTGCGCATCAACGGATGCCTGCGGGAGCCGCTGTCAGCCCAGCGGCCGCAGCCGTTCGAAGCAACGTTCGTTGGCCGGGCCACGTGGCCCGGCGGCAGGTTCGACAGCCCTCTGGTGGTCCGGCAGGTCCGCCACATCGGCCCGGGCATGCAGGACGACATCACCCTGGAAAATTACGCCGCCGAACCCGTCGAGTGCGACATCGAACTCCTGGTGGACGCGGACCAGGCCGACCTCTTCGACGTGAAGGGCGGGCGCACCACGGGCCCGGATGACACCATCCGGACGGTGGCGGAGGGCAAGCTCATCATCGAGGCTTCGCGGCATGGCCAACAGCGGGGCTCGGCCATCGGGGCCCCCGGTGCAGGGGTGGGGACCGACGGACTGCGTTTCCATGTCACCATCCCTGCCAGGGGCAAATGGGCCACGAGTGTGATCGTGGTTCCACTGGTTAATGGAGAGGCGCCAGAAAAGCCCTTCCGCGAGGGACAGTTGCCGCACCACCGCGAAGGCGTGCGCCGCCACCTGGACTGGGAAGAGGGAGTTCCGCGGATCCGCATTGAAGACGCAAACGTGCAGGGCCTGCTCAACCGGAGCCAGAGCGACCTCGGCGCCCTGCGGATATTCGACGTCCACCACCCGGAACGCGCCGCGGTTGCCGCCGGCGCCCCCTGGTTCATGGCGCTGTTCGGGCGGGATTCGCTGCTGACCTCTTACATGAGCCTGATGGTCAACCCCAACCTTGCGCTGGGTACGCTGCAGACCCTCGCCGGAATCCAGGGGAAAAGGGTGGACCCGGACTCGGAGGAGGAACCCGGCCGCATTCCGCACGAGGTCCGGCTTGGCGTAACGGCCGGCCTGTCCCTGGGCGGCACGGCCTATTACGGCACCGTCGACGCAACCCCCCTCTTCGTAGCCACCCTGGGCGAGCTGAGCCGCTGGGGGTTGTCCCGGGATGCGATCCGGCCGCTGCTGCCGCACGCGGACCGGGCGCTGGAGTGGATCGAAAAGTACGGCGACCGTGACGGCGACGGCTTCGTGGAATACCTGCGGCCCAACGACCATGGCCTGGTCAACCAGGGCTGGAAAGACTCCTGGGACGGGATCAACTTCGCGGACGGGACCATCGCAGAAGCACCCATCGCCCTCTGCGAGGTCCAGGCCTATGTGTACTCCGCCTACCTGGGCAGGTCATTGCTGGCCCACTGGAGCGGCGACAGGGGGTTGGAACAGCATTGGGCCGAAAAGGCGTGGACTTTCAAGGAGGAGTTCAATAAGAGATTCTGGCTGCCGGACAGGGGCTACTTTGCGGTGGCGCTGGATAAGGACAAGCGGCCCGTTGATGCGCTGACCTCGAACATCGGCCATTGCCTGTGGACGGGCATCGTGGACGAGGACAAGGCGCAGTCCGTGATGGAGCATCTGATGTCGCCCCAGATGTTCACGGGTTGGGGGATCCGCACGCTGGCCTCCGATATGGGCGCGTACAACCCGGTCAGTTACCACAACGGCTCGGTGTGGCCGCACGACACCGCCTTAGTGGCCACCGGGCTGATGCGCTACGGGTTCGTGGACGAGGCAAAACGGGTAGCCATGGGAATTTTCGATGCTGCCACACACTTTGACGACCGCCTGCCGGAACTCTTCTGCGGTTTTGACCGCGGCGAGTTTCCCGGCCCGGTGCCCTATCCCACCGCCTGCTCGCCGCAGGCGTGGGCTGCGGCAGCGCCGGTACAGCTGGCGCGGATCCTGCTCCGTTTCGATCCCGTCTTCACCCGTGGGGTGGTGCACCTTGCGCCGATCCTGCCGGACGTCCTGGGCACGTTCCGTGCTGAAAACGTCCTGCTGAATTCGAACAGGGTCACCATCAATGCCACGGGAACGACGGGAAGTATCGAGGGCCTCCCGCCAGGGCTCAAGCTCCTGGCCGCACCGCGGCCACCCCTGGCATACCCCGTGGAAGAGGTAGTGGCAGGCCCCGGCATCCGAAGGCTGCATCAACCTGGGGCCTGA
- a CDS encoding GNAT family N-acetyltransferase: protein MPHSIRTATTDDAGALAALAAVTFPLACPPSASPADIAAHLANTLSERHFQAYLADPEVTVLVIDADGGLGGYSLLVNRPATDPDVVSALGILPSVELSKCYVHPEHHGLGAAAELMHASLAAAAASGGKGVWLGVNSQNARAIRFYEKSGFRKAGTKSFRLGSTVEHDFVLERPLP, encoded by the coding sequence ATGCCACATTCCATCCGCACAGCAACAACGGACGACGCCGGGGCGCTGGCTGCCCTGGCGGCCGTCACCTTTCCGCTGGCGTGCCCGCCGTCGGCCTCGCCTGCCGATATTGCCGCCCACCTGGCCAACACGCTCAGCGAACGGCACTTCCAGGCGTACCTCGCCGACCCCGAAGTGACGGTCCTGGTCATCGACGCCGACGGCGGCCTCGGCGGCTACAGCCTGCTGGTGAACCGTCCGGCCACGGATCCGGATGTTGTTTCGGCGCTGGGTATCCTGCCGTCGGTGGAGCTCAGCAAGTGCTACGTGCACCCGGAACACCATGGTCTCGGTGCCGCTGCCGAGCTGATGCACGCCAGCCTGGCGGCGGCCGCCGCGTCCGGCGGCAAGGGCGTCTGGCTGGGAGTCAACAGCCAGAACGCCAGGGCCATCCGCTTCTATGAGAAGTCAGGGTTCCGGAAGGCAGGAACGAAGTCGTTCCGGCTGGGCAGCACCGTAGAGCACGACTTCGTGCTGGAGCGTCCCCTGCCCTGA
- a CDS encoding sugar phosphate isomerase/epimerase family protein has product MARPYTLFTGQWADLPFEEVARLASGWGYDGLEIAVSGDHLDAWRWDEPGYVESKLEILDKYNLKVWAISNHLKGQAVCDDPIDFRHEAIVGTKVWGDGDPEGVRQRAAEEMKHTARLAKALGVDTVVGFTGSSIWQYVAMFPPVPEKVIDAGYQDFADRWNPILDVFDECGVRFAHEVHPSEIAYDYWTTVRTLEAIGHRPAFGLNWDPSHMMWQGVDPVSFIWDFKDRIYHVDCKDTKVRQTGRNTVMGSHLAWGDPRRGWDFVSAGRGDVPWEASFRALAAIGYDGPISVEWEDAGMDRLHGAPEALAALKKFDFPPSSTSFDAAFKQ; this is encoded by the coding sequence ATGGCCCGCCCCTACACCCTGTTCACCGGCCAGTGGGCCGACCTCCCCTTCGAGGAAGTCGCGCGCCTCGCCTCCGGCTGGGGCTACGACGGCCTGGAAATCGCTGTCTCCGGTGACCACCTGGACGCCTGGCGCTGGGACGAGCCCGGCTACGTCGAGTCCAAGCTCGAGATCCTGGACAAGTACAACCTCAAGGTCTGGGCCATCTCCAACCACCTCAAGGGCCAGGCGGTCTGCGATGACCCCATCGACTTCCGCCACGAAGCAATCGTCGGCACCAAGGTCTGGGGTGACGGCGACCCTGAAGGTGTCCGCCAGCGTGCCGCCGAGGAAATGAAGCACACCGCCAGGCTCGCCAAGGCACTCGGCGTGGACACCGTCGTCGGCTTCACCGGCTCCTCCATCTGGCAATACGTGGCAATGTTCCCGCCCGTCCCCGAAAAGGTCATCGACGCCGGCTACCAGGACTTCGCCGACCGCTGGAACCCCATCCTGGACGTCTTCGACGAATGCGGCGTCCGCTTCGCCCACGAAGTCCACCCCTCCGAAATCGCCTACGACTACTGGACCACCGTCCGCACCCTCGAAGCGATCGGCCACCGCCCCGCGTTCGGCCTGAACTGGGACCCGTCCCACATGATGTGGCAAGGCGTTGACCCGGTCTCCTTCATCTGGGACTTCAAGGACCGGATCTACCACGTGGACTGCAAGGACACCAAGGTCCGCCAGACCGGGCGGAACACCGTGATGGGCTCCCACCTCGCCTGGGGCGACCCCCGCCGGGGCTGGGACTTCGTCTCGGCCGGCCGCGGCGACGTTCCCTGGGAAGCATCCTTCCGTGCACTGGCCGCCATCGGCTACGACGGCCCCATCTCTGTGGAGTGGGAAGACGCCGGCATGGACCGCCTCCACGGCGCCCCCGAAGCCCTCGCCGCCCTCAAAAAATTCGACTTCCCGCCGTCGAGCACGTCCTTCGACGCCGCCTTCAAGCAGTGA
- a CDS encoding Gfo/Idh/MocA family protein, translated as MSNGPIQSPLGVAMIGYAFMGKAHSNAWRNVASYFDVPALEQKVLVGRDAAAVSEAAARYGWKETATDWRSVLDRDDIHIVDICAPGWMHAEIAIAALEAGKHVLLEKPLANTLAEAEAITAAAQAARARGVQSMVGFNYRRVPALALAKELVSEGRIGSVRQVRAAYLQDWLADESAPMTWRLRKETAGSGALGDIASHAIDQVLFLLGDQVTEVSGRLQTFVSQRPGAEGLEDVTVDDAAWATLTLASGAIASVEASRVATGRKNSLQIEIYGDKGALRFDLENLNELAFSDATLPAREQGFRRIVVTEPEHPYLDAWWPQGHIIGWEHTFTHEIRDFLLAIDGGTQPSPSFEDGLEVQRILAAVEESAAAKSALIQLPTAPTEGA; from the coding sequence ATGAGCAACGGACCAATTCAGAGCCCGCTGGGCGTGGCGATGATCGGCTACGCCTTTATGGGCAAGGCCCACTCGAACGCCTGGCGGAATGTGGCCAGCTACTTTGATGTCCCGGCGCTTGAGCAGAAGGTCCTGGTGGGCCGGGACGCCGCCGCCGTTTCGGAGGCCGCTGCCAGGTACGGCTGGAAGGAAACCGCCACTGACTGGCGCTCAGTCCTGGACCGCGACGACATCCACATCGTCGATATCTGTGCCCCAGGCTGGATGCACGCCGAGATCGCCATCGCCGCCCTCGAAGCCGGCAAGCACGTACTGCTGGAGAAGCCTCTGGCCAACACCCTGGCCGAAGCCGAAGCCATTACCGCTGCCGCCCAGGCCGCCAGAGCGAGGGGTGTGCAGTCGATGGTGGGCTTCAACTACCGCCGCGTCCCGGCCCTGGCCCTCGCGAAGGAACTGGTCAGCGAAGGCAGGATCGGCTCTGTCCGGCAGGTCCGCGCCGCTTACCTGCAGGACTGGCTCGCCGACGAGTCGGCACCGATGACCTGGCGCCTGCGGAAAGAGACCGCCGGTTCCGGGGCCCTGGGAGATATCGCGTCCCATGCCATCGACCAGGTCCTCTTCCTGCTCGGTGACCAGGTCACGGAAGTCTCGGGCCGGCTGCAGACCTTCGTGAGCCAGCGGCCAGGTGCCGAGGGGCTGGAAGACGTCACGGTGGACGACGCCGCCTGGGCAACACTGACCCTCGCCTCCGGAGCCATCGCCTCCGTGGAAGCCTCCCGGGTGGCCACCGGCCGGAAGAACTCCCTGCAGATCGAAATCTACGGTGACAAGGGCGCCCTCCGCTTCGACCTCGAGAACCTCAACGAACTCGCGTTCAGTGACGCCACGCTGCCGGCCCGGGAGCAGGGCTTCCGCCGGATCGTGGTCACCGAACCGGAGCACCCGTACCTGGACGCCTGGTGGCCGCAGGGCCATATCATCGGCTGGGAGCACACCTTCACGCACGAAATCCGGGACTTCCTGCTGGCCATCGACGGCGGCACCCAGCCATCGCCGTCGTTCGAAGACGGACTGGAAGTCCAGCGCATCCTGGCGGCCGTGGAGGAGTCCGCCGCCGCCAAAAGTGCCCTCATCCAACTGCCCACTGCCCCGACTGAAGGAGCCTGA
- a CDS encoding Gfo/Idh/MocA family protein, whose translation MSTPASGRTASVHRATGKGPVGVAVIGAGNISKQYLDNLTLFPDLKLHVIADLFEDAAAARAKEYGIPEWGGVDKALNHPDVDIIVNLTIPAAHVEVASAAVNAGKHVWTEKPFSLDRESGLGLLKTADAAGLRLGCAPDTFLGAGLQTALRIIQRGDIGTPLTAMTTFQTPGPESWHPNPAFLFQHGAGPLFDMGPYYLTTLIQAFGSIRKVAAVGSKSRDVRVIGSGPKAGEEFTVEVPTHVSAMAQFESGASSHSVFSFESPRARMGFVEITGTEATISLPDPNVFDGDIKLWRAGDEDWTTVRATGPANGRGMGVLDMARSIRAGVPHRATGELAYHVLDAMVSINESMESGNFVDVASNAPVSQPVPEDWAPETLTLGAGA comes from the coding sequence ATGAGCACCCCTGCATCGGGACGCACGGCCTCCGTTCACAGGGCCACGGGCAAAGGCCCGGTGGGCGTTGCCGTCATCGGCGCCGGAAACATCAGCAAGCAATACCTGGATAACCTGACGCTCTTCCCGGACCTCAAGCTGCACGTAATCGCCGACCTGTTCGAGGATGCGGCCGCAGCGCGGGCCAAGGAGTATGGCATCCCCGAGTGGGGCGGGGTGGACAAGGCACTGAACCACCCGGACGTCGACATCATCGTCAACCTGACCATCCCGGCCGCGCACGTGGAGGTGGCCAGTGCCGCAGTCAACGCCGGGAAACACGTCTGGACCGAGAAGCCCTTCTCCCTTGACCGTGAATCCGGGCTGGGACTGCTCAAAACCGCCGATGCCGCAGGGCTCCGCCTGGGCTGCGCACCGGACACCTTCCTCGGCGCAGGCCTGCAGACGGCACTGCGCATCATCCAACGCGGTGATATCGGTACCCCGTTGACGGCCATGACCACGTTCCAGACACCCGGCCCGGAATCCTGGCATCCCAACCCGGCTTTCCTCTTCCAGCACGGCGCCGGTCCGCTGTTCGACATGGGCCCTTATTACCTGACCACCCTCATCCAGGCCTTCGGTTCTATCCGCAAGGTGGCCGCCGTCGGTTCCAAGTCCCGGGACGTCCGCGTGATCGGTTCCGGTCCCAAGGCCGGCGAAGAGTTCACGGTGGAAGTCCCCACCCACGTATCTGCCATGGCACAGTTCGAGTCCGGCGCGTCCTCGCACAGCGTCTTCTCGTTTGAGTCCCCTCGCGCCCGGATGGGTTTCGTGGAGATCACCGGCACCGAGGCCACCATCTCACTCCCGGACCCCAATGTCTTCGACGGCGACATCAAGCTGTGGCGGGCAGGCGACGAGGACTGGACCACCGTACGGGCAACCGGCCCGGCAAACGGCCGGGGCATGGGAGTCCTGGACATGGCGCGCTCCATCCGTGCCGGTGTTCCCCACCGCGCCACTGGAGAACTTGCCTACCACGTCCTGGACGCCATGGTCTCCATCAACGAGTCCATGGAATCCGGCAACTTCGTGGACGTGGCCAGCAACGCGCCGGTGTCGCAGCCCGTTCCCGAAGACTGGGCCCCGGAAACCTTGACTCTGGGAGCGGGCGCATGA
- a CDS encoding sugar phosphate isomerase/epimerase family protein, whose protein sequence is MSYSLQLYTLRNAIQEDLPGTIRKVADIGFTQVEPYNFVATANELGAALRENGLTAPSGHAPLLSQDQDQIFTAAKELGITTVIEPFIPAGRWQTAEDVQATAAQLNAAAKKGAEYGIRVGYHNHQWELESVIEGCTALEYFADLLDPELVLEVDTYWVAVGGQDPVDILGKLGSRVKFIHIKDGPLTTDTKAQLPAGQGKVAVLDVIAAAKSLEVGVVEFDDYDGDIFEGINESLSFLTASGEGIKA, encoded by the coding sequence TTGTCCTACTCGCTCCAGCTCTACACATTGCGGAACGCCATCCAGGAAGACCTGCCCGGCACCATCCGCAAAGTTGCGGACATCGGCTTCACCCAGGTTGAGCCCTACAACTTCGTGGCCACGGCCAACGAACTCGGCGCCGCCCTGCGGGAAAACGGGCTGACCGCGCCCTCCGGCCATGCCCCGCTGCTGAGCCAGGACCAGGACCAGATCTTCACCGCCGCCAAGGAACTGGGCATCACCACCGTGATCGAGCCGTTCATTCCGGCCGGACGCTGGCAAACAGCTGAAGACGTGCAGGCCACGGCCGCCCAGTTGAACGCCGCAGCAAAGAAAGGCGCCGAATACGGCATCCGCGTGGGCTACCACAACCACCAGTGGGAGCTGGAGTCCGTCATCGAGGGATGCACGGCGCTGGAGTACTTTGCAGACCTGCTGGACCCCGAATTGGTCCTTGAGGTGGACACGTACTGGGTGGCCGTGGGCGGCCAGGACCCGGTGGACATCCTGGGCAAGCTGGGTTCCCGGGTGAAGTTCATCCACATCAAGGACGGCCCCCTCACCACCGACACCAAGGCCCAGCTTCCGGCAGGCCAAGGCAAAGTGGCCGTGCTGGACGTCATCGCAGCGGCGAAATCACTGGAAGTCGGCGTGGTGGAGTTTGACGACTACGACGGCGACATTTTCGAGGGCATCAACGAGAGCCTTTCGTTTCTGACTGCATCAGGCGAAGGAATCAAGGCATGA
- a CDS encoding ROK family transcriptional regulator codes for MTKTAGSSASPEPALAQGGAGVLFQLLRDGKARTRAELALTTGLARSTVASRIDALIASGLVGPAGEANSSGGRPPSRFAFNPAVRVVLAVDVGATHVIVAVTDLNGEVLAEQRLAQDVADGPEAVLDRVVREGLSLVARAGRTMGDVAGMGIGLPGPVEHATGRPVKPPIMPGWDGFDVVAYVQRSLPVPVLVDNDVNIMALGERTAHWPEHENFLFIKVATGVGSGIISSGMLQRGANGTAGDLGHVRVPRGDDVLCRCGNFGCLEALASGPALAAELNRQGVPAVRGSDVLRLVAQGNLQASQVLRQAGRDVGDVLATVVNLLNPSVIVIGGSLGQAGEHLMAGVREVVYRRSLPLATAHLRISLSIAGDRAAILGASQMVTQHVLSPAAVEATLQATG; via the coding sequence ATGACCAAGACAGCAGGCAGCAGCGCTTCGCCCGAGCCTGCCCTGGCCCAGGGCGGAGCCGGCGTGCTGTTCCAACTGCTCCGCGACGGCAAGGCCCGCACCCGCGCCGAACTCGCCCTGACCACAGGGCTGGCGCGTTCCACCGTGGCATCCCGGATCGATGCCCTGATTGCCTCCGGACTGGTCGGCCCCGCGGGCGAGGCCAACTCAAGCGGCGGAAGGCCGCCGTCGCGCTTTGCCTTCAACCCCGCCGTGCGTGTGGTGCTGGCAGTGGATGTGGGGGCCACGCACGTGATCGTCGCCGTCACGGACCTCAATGGCGAGGTCCTCGCCGAGCAGCGCCTGGCGCAGGACGTGGCGGACGGGCCGGAAGCCGTGCTGGACCGCGTGGTGAGGGAAGGACTGTCGCTCGTGGCCAGGGCAGGACGCACCATGGGGGACGTGGCCGGAATGGGGATCGGCCTGCCGGGACCCGTGGAGCATGCCACAGGCCGGCCCGTTAAGCCGCCCATCATGCCGGGCTGGGACGGGTTCGACGTCGTCGCTTACGTCCAGCGCTCGCTGCCGGTCCCCGTGCTGGTGGACAACGACGTCAACATCATGGCGCTGGGGGAGCGGACCGCGCACTGGCCGGAGCACGAGAATTTCTTGTTCATCAAAGTGGCCACCGGGGTGGGTTCCGGGATCATCAGCAGCGGGATGCTGCAGCGTGGCGCCAACGGCACTGCCGGCGACCTTGGCCATGTGCGGGTCCCGCGCGGCGACGACGTGCTGTGCCGTTGCGGCAACTTCGGCTGCCTGGAGGCGTTGGCGTCAGGCCCGGCCCTGGCCGCGGAATTGAACCGGCAGGGAGTACCGGCCGTCAGGGGCAGCGACGTGCTGCGGCTGGTGGCGCAGGGGAACCTGCAGGCCAGCCAGGTGCTGCGCCAGGCCGGGCGGGACGTGGGGGACGTCCTGGCCACAGTGGTGAACCTGCTCAACCCGTCTGTCATTGTGATTGGCGGGAGCCTGGGCCAGGCGGGGGAGCATCTGATGGCCGGGGTGCGTGAAGTGGTGTACCGGCGCTCGCTGCCCCTGGCCACAGCACACCTGAGGATCTCCCTCTCGATTGCCGGCGACCGGGCTGCCATCCTGGGCGCCAGCCAGATGGTGACGCAGCACGTGCTGTCTCCGGCTGCGGTTGAGGCAACCCTTCAGGCAACCGGCTAG
- a CDS encoding D-2-hydroxyacid dehydrogenase family protein, translated as MQHRLAILDDYQDVAHGFADWSSLAADGVTVTSYREPFPSKDALESALADATIIIAMRERTAFPREVLEKLPALRLLVTTGMANASIDVAAADDLGITVCGTPGSPTAAPELTWALLLAVARNIPAEDSSLRAGSWQSTVGFELAGKTLGVVGLGKIGRRIAAYGQAFGMDVIAWSQNLTDEAAAEAGVRNVSKEELFRTSDVATLHLRLSPRSEGIVGEPELKLLGPNGILVNTARGPLVDQDALVRALTEGWIAGAALDVFDHEPLPAGHPLLTAPNTVLSPHLGYVTRESYRQFYGGALEDVRAWLAGEPLRVISA; from the coding sequence ATGCAGCACCGGCTTGCCATCCTTGATGACTACCAGGACGTGGCGCACGGGTTCGCCGACTGGTCCTCCCTGGCGGCCGACGGCGTCACGGTCACCTCGTACCGGGAGCCGTTCCCTTCCAAGGACGCACTGGAGTCCGCTCTGGCCGATGCGACGATCATCATTGCCATGCGGGAGCGGACTGCTTTTCCCCGCGAGGTGCTCGAAAAACTCCCCGCCCTCCGGCTCCTTGTCACCACCGGAATGGCAAACGCCTCCATCGACGTTGCCGCCGCGGACGACCTCGGCATCACGGTCTGCGGCACGCCGGGGTCCCCCACCGCCGCCCCGGAACTCACGTGGGCCCTGCTCCTGGCCGTCGCCCGCAACATCCCTGCCGAGGACAGTTCGCTCCGCGCCGGCTCCTGGCAGAGCACGGTGGGGTTCGAACTGGCCGGCAAGACCCTCGGCGTGGTGGGCCTGGGCAAGATCGGCCGCAGGATTGCCGCCTACGGCCAGGCCTTCGGGATGGACGTGATTGCGTGGAGCCAGAACCTGACCGATGAGGCCGCCGCCGAGGCAGGTGTGCGGAACGTATCCAAGGAGGAGCTCTTCAGGACTTCCGACGTCGCCACCCTCCACCTGCGCCTGTCTCCCCGTTCAGAAGGGATAGTGGGCGAGCCGGAGCTGAAACTCCTGGGCCCCAACGGCATCCTGGTGAACACCGCCCGCGGGCCGTTGGTGGACCAGGATGCCCTGGTCCGGGCGCTGACGGAGGGCTGGATCGCAGGAGCAGCGCTGGACGTCTTCGACCACGAACCGCTCCCGGCAGGGCATCCCCTCCTTACCGCCCCTAACACCGTGCTGTCCCCGCACCTGGGCTATGTGACGCGTGAGAGCTACCGGCAGTTTTACGGCGGGGCGCTGGAAGACGTTAGGGCCTGGCTGGCCGGCGAGCCGCTGCGGGTCATTTCAGCCTAG
- a CDS encoding MFS transporter, with translation MSGRFLARIPKTWILLACIGLLALNLRGPFVAVAPVVDVMQADLGFSPVVLGLLTSIPVLCFALAAPLASLAARGYGAEFAVTLTILGVLAGVIIRSAGGPALVLAGTVVIGLAITIGNIAAPLIIRRDFPPLRQGTAMGVYTAALNVGSFLTSMITAPLAELAGWQFALASTGLLAVAAIVCWVLAIGLRAAFVPSAAPVPDGQRPAALAGSGWTTAGLTAAFAGQAFSYYAVTAWLPSYLNDELGMSASAAGAGSSLFQVFAIVGGLGVPFAAKYFSTTTAAVTLGVLWTSVPAGLLLVPELWWLWSVFGGVAQGGGITLIFIAIIKLARDQVSAGRMSATVQGLGYCFGAVAPPLVGLVHDVSGSWTPALLVILASVLTFFLSATLSVRRVPKGR, from the coding sequence GTGAGCGGCCGGTTCCTCGCCCGGATTCCGAAGACGTGGATCCTGCTGGCCTGCATCGGGCTGCTGGCACTGAATCTTCGGGGCCCGTTCGTGGCCGTTGCTCCCGTGGTGGACGTGATGCAGGCGGACCTGGGGTTCTCCCCGGTGGTGTTGGGCCTGCTTACCAGCATTCCGGTGTTGTGCTTCGCGCTGGCGGCACCCCTTGCGTCACTGGCGGCCCGCGGTTACGGTGCGGAATTCGCCGTGACCCTCACTATCCTCGGCGTGCTGGCGGGCGTCATCATCCGGTCCGCCGGCGGCCCGGCACTGGTGCTCGCCGGGACGGTGGTGATTGGCCTGGCCATCACCATCGGCAATATCGCCGCGCCCCTTATTATCCGCCGCGACTTTCCGCCGCTGCGGCAGGGTACGGCGATGGGTGTTTATACGGCTGCCCTGAACGTCGGGTCATTCCTGACGTCGATGATCACGGCGCCGTTGGCCGAGCTTGCAGGCTGGCAGTTCGCGCTCGCGTCCACGGGACTGCTGGCGGTAGCGGCCATCGTGTGCTGGGTGCTCGCCATCGGACTCCGTGCTGCCTTCGTGCCGTCCGCCGCTCCGGTGCCGGACGGGCAGCGGCCGGCGGCTCTTGCCGGTTCGGGATGGACCACTGCCGGGCTCACTGCGGCGTTCGCGGGCCAGGCGTTCTCCTATTACGCCGTCACGGCGTGGCTGCCCAGCTACCTCAACGACGAACTCGGCATGTCCGCTTCGGCGGCGGGGGCCGGGTCCTCGCTGTTCCAGGTCTTCGCGATCGTGGGCGGCCTGGGTGTGCCGTTTGCGGCAAAGTATTTCAGTACGACGACGGCAGCGGTCACCTTGGGCGTGTTGTGGACGTCGGTCCCCGCCGGCCTGCTGCTGGTTCCCGAACTCTGGTGGCTCTGGTCCGTCTTCGGCGGTGTTGCCCAGGGCGGCGGGATCACGCTGATCTTCATCGCCATCATCAAACTCGCCCGGGACCAGGTTTCCGCCGGCCGGATGTCCGCCACCGTGCAGGGCCTGGGCTATTGCTTTGGTGCCGTGGCACCTCCGCTGGTGGGCCTTGTGCATGATGTTTCGGGTTCCTGGACGCCGGCCCTGCTGGTCATCCTGGCATCGGTGCTGACGTTCTTCCTCAGCGCCACCCTCTCCGTGCGGCGGGTGCCGAAAGGCAGGTAA